In Panicum virgatum strain AP13 chromosome 5K, P.virgatum_v5, whole genome shotgun sequence, the genomic window CTTGCCAGAAGCGGAATGATGTGCCATCGCCAAGCACGGCGCGTACAGAAGCACGGAAGAAAGCCTGAACTTCTGACGACACCGGGACATCCAATGCCGCCCACGACCGATCACGATCCGTCTTCTTCTGAAGCCAAAGCCAGCGTGCCTGCAGTGCTGTTTCGGCAAGTCGAAGGTCGTTGAGTACGCCAAGCCCGCCGATCGAGGTTGGTCGGGAGCAAGCAGCCATGCCACCATGGCTTTTCCCCGGGCTGAACGATCATTGCCCGTCCGAAGGAAGTTTCGACGCGAGGTGTCAATTTCCTCGATCGACCACGACGGCAGGTTGTTGGCCATCAGTAGATAGATGAGAACTGCCGAGGGCTTCGGActtgaggacgacgacgacggcaggtTCTCTAAGCATTAGTTTGGTGGAATTTCACATGAAAAGTAGCACAGTAGTTTGAACCAGGTACATGTATAAATGAAAGTACGCAAAGGATGTCGGACCAGTTGGTCACGGCAGTCCGGCGGCACCCCGCAGGTTGTGGGTTCGATCTCTGGTCGGGACGAATTTCCGCCTGCGGGTAAAAAAACTCCTTCGCCTGCCAcatgtccaaagcactgtggagcccggcctaactcataaggcgacgggcccccgtgtacgggtggggcagAGGTTCGGGGTTTTTTTTGGCTTGCTGTAAGAaggtcattctacctctcaaacaatgccgtgggggcggtcttacccccgcaggtcaagtttttaTAAATGAAAGTACATGTATAAATACAGCAATTGAGCCATGGCAACCCAGCATTGGACCCTCGCTACTGCAGTCTCCTGGAGCTCCTTGCTGCGGCTCGAGTACTGGAGTCTGCAGCATCACGGACTTTGTTAATGCGAACCGAGAGGATGGGCGTCTCGCCGGACGCGCCGtgcagcagctccggcggcaCGGCCAAGAACATGTCCTGGTCAGCCGCCACGAAGCCACGAGACAGGCTGCTGCTCCTTACCGTGGACGCGATCATCGCCGTGGACCCGCTGGCGCCCGGGGCCTCCACCCAGATCCTGCACTCGAACtgcggcgcccccgccgccgccgcgtcgccgttCGCCCTCACGCACACCAGGGAcaccgccgtggccgcgccgagCGCGGACGCCGACACGAGGAACACGCACCGGTCCTCTCCGCCGACGAGGACGTGCCagccctgcggcggcggcacgggcagCTTGCACGGCTTCCCGTAGCTCACGCCGGTGACCGGCCACGAGTGGCGGCCGCCGAGGTGCTCGAGCagccgcgccggcgaggtgaAGACGCGGCAGCCGTGGTCCGGGCACGAGCAGGGCGCCCATGGGCACGCCCGGAGGTGGTCGGCCTCCTTGTGGTAGACGACGTAGCTCTCGCACCCGAACTCCTTGTACGCGCACGGCAGCTTGGCGTCCTGCAAGAAGGCGTCCTCCCCGTCGCAGGCGGCGTAGGTGCGCGGCGCGGTTGCAGACCTGGCTGTGGCTGTCGCGGCAGGTGCCGCACACGCGGTGCCGGGCCTCACACTGCATGCAAACCGCTTATCACGGCGATATATAGACCGGAAAAATGTTTACAACCAAGTTCTAGAATCCGCacaaaatatccaaaacctataACTGTCTTGACATGTTTTTGTCATATTTCAGAAAACTAAATCTATTCTCTAGCATCACGTTGCACAAACTACAACCTCCACAATTTGTCACCATGGTAGGTAGGCCTATGACCATGTCATGGTGAGCAAGTTGTAGTGTGTGCATCGCAATATCAAAATATATATTTGCAGCTTTCTGAAATAGGCATCATCGGTACATAGTCTATctatatactataaaagttaaaACAATCGAAACTTTTTTCCACCAGAATGAGGTCCACCTTACCCCTCACGAGAACCCCCCACTTGTCAGTCCAAAAGGTTTGACGACAGGGAGGGGGAGATTGGTTTCGTCAGTATTTTCAATCAAAATTCTAATACTTTTAACACTAGGAATATTTTATACCCACCTCTTGTACTTGCGTATTACTTTCCTTTGGCGCATACACTACTATAAAATCTGATTAACCGAGGTGTTTTAAAACAGGCTTGGAGGCGGGCACGATttttaaccgcctcggttaatgcatgcgattaaccgaggcggtcattttttatt contains:
- the LOC120709661 gene encoding uncharacterized protein LOC120709661 → MTAVEGMDEPQINFRMSVSLFHCGACFRPLKPPTFKRFACSVRPGTACAAPAATATARSATAPRTYAACDGEDAFLQDAKLPCAYKEFGCESYVVYHKEADHLRACPWAPCSCPDHGCRVFTSPARLLEHLGGRHSWPVTGVSYGKPCKLPVPPPQGWHVLVGGEDRCVFLVSASALGAATAVSLVCVRANGDAAAAGAPQFECRIWVEAPGASGSTAMIASTVRSSSLSRGFVAADQDMFLAVPPELLHGASGETPILSVRINKVRDAADSSTRAAARSSRRLQ